CCTCGAAATCGAAGGCGAGGGAACCCTTGGTGCCGTTGATTTCCAGCCGCATGGCGTTCTTCCTGCCCAGGGCGTACCGCGTGGCTTCAAAGACGCCGATCGCACGCGAAGCCGTGCCGCCGTCGAACCTGGCACTGAAGATTGCCGCGTCATCAACCGTGACTTTTCCGCGCGGAGCATCACTGCTGAGGTCGCCGTGCCCGCCGAGGCCCACCAGGTCGCCGGTCAGCGGGCGTTCCTGCACAAAGGTCTCCATCAGTGCCGAGACCCCGCTGATGTTCAGGCCCGTGACCCACTGCGCGGCGTCGATGCTGTGTGCTCCGATGTCACCCAGGGAGCCGGATCCGGACTTGCTCTTGTCCAGCCGCCAGGTCATGGGGGCGTTGGCATCGGTGAGCCAGTCCTGCAGGTACTGGGCCCTGACATGGCGGATGTCGCCCAGCCTGCCCTGTTCCACGAACCGCTTGGCCAGCGCCAGTGCCGGAGTTCGGCGGTAGCTGAAGCCGCACATCGAGAAGACGCCGTTCTTCGCAGCGGTTTCCGCGGCGAGCGTCATCCGTTCGGCTTCCTCGACGGAGTTGGCCAGCGGCTTCTCGCACAGCACGTGCTTGCCGGCTTCAAGGGCGGCGATGGCAATATCGGCGTGCGTGTCGCCGGGCGTGCAGATATCGATGAGGTCGATGTCGTCGCGCTCGATCAGGCGGCGCCAGTCCGTTTCAACCGATTCCCAGCCGAGCTTGTCTGCGGCGGCACGGACGCCCTCGGCATTCCTGCCCGCGACCGCAGTCAGCTGGGGCTGCAGGGGCAGGTCGAAAAACCGGGGTGCGGTGCGCCAGGCGTGGGAGTGGGCTGCACCCATGAAGGCGTAGCCCACCATGCCGACCCGCAGGGGTTGTGCGGTGGTCATGGAGATGTCCTTTCTACTTGCTGAAGCCCGCGGTCAGGCCTGCGAGCAACTGGCGCCGGTCGATGACGTACAGCACCAGGATGGGCAGGGTGCTGAGCACCACGGAAGCGAGCACGGCGGGAATGTTGACGCTGAATTCGCCCTGGAAGGTCCACAGGCCCAGGGGCAGCACCCGCAGGCCGGGGCTCTGGGTGAGGACCAGCGGCAGCAGGAACCCGTTCCAGACGTGCAGGCCGTTGTAGATGGCCACTGTCACGATGGCTGGCCGGGTGAGGGGCAGCGCGAGCCGCCACATGGTCTGCCATTCACTGCAGCCGTCCAGCCGCATGGACTCGAACAGTTCGTTCGGGACGTCGCGGATGAAGTTGGAGAGGATCAGCACCGTCAGCGGGATGGCGAAGGCAATGGACGGCAGCATCAGCGCCAGCAGGCTGTCATACAGGTTGAGCCGGATGATCATCAAGTAGATGGGAATGATCGTTGCCTGCAGGGGAATGGCAAGCCCCATGAGGAACACGCCGTTGACCAGCTTGAGGAACCTGCCGCTGCCACGGACGATGGCGAAGGAAGCCATGAAGGAAACCAGCA
This region of Arthrobacter sp. DNA4 genomic DNA includes:
- a CDS encoding carbohydrate ABC transporter permease, coding for MSTVLKSNTREARTGSIGGPPAATRGLGSRLKRLNIPGGLGGWIWLAIIILPVYYVVITSLKTQAGYFGQNPLALPASPTLENYQMVLEADFATYFMNSAIVTLGSVIPTVLVSFMASFAIVRGSGRFLKLVNGVFLMGLAIPLQATIIPIYLMIIRLNLYDSLLALMLPSIAFAIPLTVLILSNFIRDVPNELFESMRLDGCSEWQTMWRLALPLTRPAIVTVAIYNGLHVWNGFLLPLVLTQSPGLRVLPLGLWTFQGEFSVNIPAVLASVVLSTLPILVLYVIDRRQLLAGLTAGFSK
- a CDS encoding Gfo/Idh/MocA family protein; protein product: MTTAQPLRVGMVGYAFMGAAHSHAWRTAPRFFDLPLQPQLTAVAGRNAEGVRAAADKLGWESVETDWRRLIERDDIDLIDICTPGDTHADIAIAALEAGKHVLCEKPLANSVEEAERMTLAAETAAKNGVFSMCGFSYRRTPALALAKRFVEQGRLGDIRHVRAQYLQDWLTDANAPMTWRLDKSKSGSGSLGDIGAHSIDAAQWVTGLNISGVSALMETFVQERPLTGDLVGLGGHGDLSSDAPRGKVTVDDAAIFSARFDGGTASRAIGVFEATRYALGRKNAMRLEINGTKGSLAFDFEDMNVLSFYDAAESPDAGFRKIFVTEPEHPYVGNWWPTGHGLGYEHGFTHQVVDLVTAIGEARQPEPSFADALQVQRVLAAVESSAANSSQWQRV